The following are encoded in a window of Prochlorococcus marinus str. MIT 1013 genomic DNA:
- the groL gene encoding chaperonin GroEL (60 kDa chaperone family; promotes refolding of misfolded polypeptides especially under stressful conditions; forms two stacked rings of heptamers to form a barrel-shaped 14mer; ends can be capped by GroES; misfolded proteins enter the barrel where they are refolded when GroES binds), with protein sequence MAKRIIYNEQARRALERGIDILAESVAVTLGPKGRNVVLEKKFGAPQIINDGVTIAKEIELEDHIENTGVALIRQAASKTNDAAGDGTTTATVLAHAMVKAGLKNVAAGANAITLKKGIDKATEFLVEKIKDHSKPISDSNAIAQCGTIAAGNDEEVGKMIADAMDKVGKEGVISLEEGKSMTTELEVTEGMRFDKGYISPYFATDTERMEAVLDEPYILLTDKKIGLVQDLVPVLEQVAKTGKPLLIIAEDIEKEALATLVVNRLRGVLNVAAVKAPGFGDRRKAMLEDMAVLTNGQLITEDAGLKLENATLDMLGTSRRVTINKDTSTIVAEGNEVAVKARCEQIKKQMDETDSTYDKEKLQERLAKLSGGVAVVKVGAATETEMKDKKLRLEDAINATKAAVEEGIVPGGGTTLAHLAPSLGDWSSANLSGEELIGANIVEAALTSPLMRIAENAGANGAVVAENVKSKPVNDGYNAATGEYVDMLSAGIVDPAKVTRSGLQNAASIAGMVLTTECIVADLPEKKEAAPAGGMGGDFDY encoded by the coding sequence ATGGCTAAGCGCATCATTTACAACGAGCAAGCCCGCCGTGCACTCGAGCGAGGTATTGACATTTTGGCTGAATCAGTCGCAGTCACTTTAGGACCGAAAGGTCGTAATGTTGTTCTAGAGAAAAAGTTTGGTGCACCTCAAATAATCAATGATGGTGTAACAATCGCTAAAGAAATAGAACTCGAAGATCACATTGAAAACACTGGAGTTGCTCTAATTCGTCAAGCTGCGTCTAAAACCAATGATGCGGCAGGAGATGGCACAACCACAGCAACAGTTCTTGCTCATGCAATGGTCAAAGCTGGTTTAAAAAATGTTGCTGCAGGAGCGAATGCAATTACTTTGAAAAAGGGAATTGATAAGGCAACTGAATTTTTGGTTGAAAAAATAAAAGATCATTCGAAACCCATCAGTGACAGTAATGCAATTGCACAGTGTGGCACTATTGCTGCTGGTAATGATGAAGAAGTTGGCAAAATGATTGCTGATGCAATGGATAAAGTTGGCAAAGAAGGTGTTATTTCTCTAGAAGAAGGAAAATCAATGACCACTGAGTTAGAGGTCACTGAAGGAATGCGCTTTGATAAGGGATATATCTCTCCTTACTTTGCAACCGATACTGAGAGAATGGAAGCAGTGTTGGATGAGCCTTATATATTGCTTACGGACAAAAAAATAGGTTTAGTTCAAGATCTTGTTCCTGTTTTAGAACAAGTAGCAAAAACTGGTAAGCCTCTTTTAATAATTGCTGAAGACATAGAAAAAGAAGCTTTAGCTACTTTGGTGGTTAATAGGCTTAGAGGTGTTTTAAATGTTGCAGCGGTTAAAGCTCCTGGTTTTGGAGATCGCAGAAAAGCGATGCTCGAAGATATGGCTGTTTTAACAAATGGACAACTCATAACTGAGGATGCAGGCTTAAAACTTGAAAATGCCACTCTTGATATGCTTGGTACTTCAAGGCGAGTCACCATTAATAAAGACACATCCACAATTGTCGCTGAAGGTAATGAGGTAGCTGTTAAGGCTAGATGCGAACAAATTAAGAAGCAAATGGATGAGACTGACTCAACTTATGACAAAGAAAAGCTTCAAGAAAGATTGGCTAAACTATCCGGTGGCGTAGCTGTTGTGAAGGTTGGAGCCGCAACTGAGACTGAGATGAAAGATAAGAAACTTCGTTTAGAGGATGCTATTAATGCAACTAAAGCTGCAGTTGAAGAGGGAATAGTTCCTGGCGGTGGCACTACGCTTGCTCATTTAGCTCCTTCACTAGGCGATTGGTCCTCAGCTAATCTTTCAGGCGAGGAATTAATTGGAGCAAATATTGTTGAGGCTGCTCTTACTTCTCCACTTATGCGCATAGCTGAAAATGCCGGAGCTAATGGAGCAGTTGTTGCCGAGAATGTTAAATCTAAGCCAGTTAATGATGGATATAACGCCGCAACTGGCGAATATGTAGATATGCTCTCTGCGGGCATTGTGGATCCAGCCAAGGTAACCCGCTCTGGATTGCAAAATGCTGCTTCAATAGCTGGAATGGTTCTCACAACTGAATGCATAGTTGCTGATTTACCTGAGAAAAAAGAGGCAGCCCCCGCAGGTGGAATGGGAGGAGATTTTGATTATTAA
- the groES gene encoding co-chaperone GroES, with product MAAVSLSVSTVKPLGDRVFVKVSESEEKTAGGILLPDTAKEKPQVGEVAQVGPGKRNEDGSRQSPEVSVGDNVLYSKYAGTDIKLGSDEYVLLSEKDILAVVN from the coding sequence ATGGCAGCTGTATCTCTCAGCGTCTCCACTGTTAAGCCACTTGGAGATCGTGTATTTGTAAAAGTTTCTGAATCAGAAGAGAAGACGGCGGGAGGCATATTGCTTCCCGACACTGCTAAAGAGAAACCTCAAGTCGGTGAAGTTGCTCAGGTTGGTCCTGGAAAACGTAACGAAGATGGTTCTCGTCAATCTCCTGAAGTAAGTGTTGGAGACAATGTTCTCTACAGTAAGTACGCAGGTACTGATATCAAACTTGGCAGCGATGAGTACGTACTTCTCTCAGAGAAAGACATTCTGGCTGTCGTCAACTAA